In the Leptotrichia sp. oral taxon 212 genome, one interval contains:
- the murI gene encoding glutamate racemase encodes MSIGIFDSGVGGLTVLKEVRNVLPNEKIIYLGDTARVPYGEKTQDLIIRYSKQIVDFLIEKKVDAIVVACNTATSLALEELNKTFKTPIIGVIEAGVRTALYTTENNRIGVIGTKATINSKKYETEIKKRNHEIEVYSKSCPLFVPAIEEGIIKGKLINQMVEMYLDDFRDKIDSLILGCTHYPLLKETINSIYPDIKIVDPAKETAQDLKEILVKKNLLRNDAEKGHEVEYFVTDGQDKFKEIGIMFLNENIDHVNLIKL; translated from the coding sequence ATGTCTATTGGTATTTTTGATTCAGGGGTTGGAGGATTAACTGTTTTAAAGGAAGTAAGAAATGTTCTTCCAAATGAAAAAATCATTTATCTCGGGGACACTGCCAGAGTGCCCTACGGAGAAAAGACACAAGATCTGATTATTAGATATTCAAAACAAATCGTAGACTTTCTAATAGAAAAAAAAGTAGATGCAATTGTAGTAGCTTGTAATACAGCTACTTCTCTTGCTTTAGAGGAACTGAATAAAACATTTAAGACTCCCATCATAGGAGTTATAGAAGCTGGTGTGAGGACAGCCCTCTATACTACAGAAAATAACAGAATAGGGGTCATCGGCACAAAAGCTACCATCAATTCAAAAAAATACGAAACTGAAATAAAAAAAAGAAATCATGAAATAGAAGTATATTCAAAATCATGTCCTCTATTTGTTCCTGCAATTGAAGAAGGAATAATTAAAGGAAAGCTTATAAACCAGATGGTAGAGATGTATCTCGATGATTTCAGGGATAAAATTGACTCCCTGATTTTAGGATGTACACATTATCCTTTACTGAAAGAGACAATAAACAGCATTTATCCTGATATTAAAATTGTTGATCCTGCAAAAGAGACAGCTCAGGACTTAAAAGAGATTCTGGTAAAAAAGAATTTACTGAGAAATGATGCCGAAAAAGGACATGAAGTTGAATATTTTGTAACTGATGGACAGGATAAATTCAAGGAAATAGGAATAATGTTTCTGAATGAAAATATTGATCATGTAAACCTTATAAAACTTTAG
- the ruvA gene encoding Holliday junction branch migration protein RuvA — MFEYIFGELTIKKIDYVAIDINGLAYKIFISLKTFETLKEIGEDEKLYIHTHVKEDDISFYGFKTENERELFRELIKISGVGPKLTLAILSTYNVKDVINIVLDNNSKLFTKVPGLGEKKAQKIILDLKDKVKKLNIIEIQNENEGISNGKNIISDTSNTKLLLMKEDIKLALESLGYVNADVSKWIKDEELADMNNIGDAIKTILQKIQNKK; from the coding sequence ATGTTTGAATATATTTTTGGAGAACTTACAATAAAAAAAATTGACTATGTAGCAATTGATATAAACGGGCTGGCGTATAAAATTTTTATTTCCCTGAAAACATTTGAAACACTTAAGGAAATAGGGGAAGATGAAAAACTGTATATTCATACCCATGTCAAGGAAGATGATATCTCATTTTATGGATTTAAAACTGAAAATGAGCGGGAACTTTTCAGAGAACTGATAAAAATAAGCGGTGTAGGTCCTAAACTTACTCTTGCCATTCTGTCAACTTACAATGTAAAAGATGTTATAAATATTGTACTGGACAACAACTCAAAGCTGTTTACAAAGGTGCCGGGGTTAGGAGAAAAGAAAGCACAGAAAATAATACTGGATTTAAAAGACAAGGTTAAAAAGCTTAATATAATTGAAATTCAGAATGAAAACGAAGGTATTTCAAATGGAAAAAATATTATTTCAGATACTTCAAATACAAAACTTCTTCTTATGAAGGAAGATATAAAACTGGCTCTGGAAAGTCTTGGATACGTCAATGCCGATGTTTCCAAATGGATAAAGGATGAAGAACTTGCCGATATGAATAACATCGGTGATGCAATTAAAACTATTCTGCAAAAAATTCAGAATAAGAAGTAA
- a CDS encoding YebC/PmpR family DNA-binding transcriptional regulator translates to MAGHSKWVNIKQRKGRQDKIRGKAFTKLGKEIMIAAKTGGGNIDFNPRLRLAIDKAKAANMAKDTIERAVKKGTGELEGVEYIEIRYEGYGPGGAAFLVDVVTDNKNRSASTVRMNFSRNEGNLGETGSVAFMFDRKGILEFDKKKINEKKLMEIALETGAEDIIDRENFSVVITDPNNFESVKKTLEEKGLNSENAEITMYPQNEIEITDIETAAKILKLYDDLEDNEDVQEIYANFNISDKILEKMEE, encoded by the coding sequence GTGGCAGGACACAGTAAATGGGTAAATATAAAACAGCGAAAAGGACGACAGGATAAAATCAGGGGAAAAGCCTTTACAAAATTAGGTAAGGAAATAATGATTGCTGCAAAAACAGGTGGTGGAAATATAGACTTTAACCCAAGATTAAGACTTGCAATAGATAAGGCAAAAGCCGCAAACATGGCAAAAGATACTATTGAAAGAGCAGTAAAAAAGGGAACGGGAGAACTGGAAGGTGTAGAATATATTGAAATAAGATATGAAGGATACGGACCTGGAGGAGCAGCATTTTTAGTAGATGTAGTTACAGACAATAAAAACCGTTCAGCTTCCACGGTCAGAATGAATTTTTCAAGAAATGAAGGAAATCTTGGAGAAACAGGATCCGTTGCATTTATGTTTGACAGGAAAGGTATTCTTGAATTTGATAAGAAAAAAATCAATGAGAAAAAACTGATGGAAATTGCACTGGAAACAGGTGCAGAAGATATTATTGACAGAGAAAATTTTTCAGTAGTAATAACAGATCCAAATAACTTTGAAAGTGTAAAAAAGACTTTGGAGGAAAAAGGTTTAAATAGTGAAAATGCTGAAATAACAATGTATCCACAAAATGAAATAGAGATAACTGATATTGAAACTGCAGCAAAAATATTAAAACTATATGATGATCTTGAAGACAATGAAGATGTACAGGAAATATATGCAAATTTTAATATAAGTGATAAAATACTGGAAAAAATGGAAGAATAA
- a CDS encoding glycoside hydrolase family 38 C-terminal domain-containing protein, giving the protein MSINMNKKYDFPIIPHTHWDREWYFTTSRSKIYSLNHFKEIFDVLENNKNFSHFLLDAQLSIIDDYLEFHPYDEDRIKKLVTEGKLIIGPWYTQTDQMVISGESIIRNLYYGIERAKDFGAYMKTGYMPDSFGQSAQMPQLLNGFNIKYNTFKRGLGDSHYPKNEFYWESPDGSRVFNMYLDRYGNFVYFTSETDSLNNLMAKLKEETDRRSLIGTLTLYNGEDQRPIRKNLPEIVEKLNKLNPDSNFYISTIDNVMEKAENNGFQYDTVKGEMTSGQFSRVHKSIYSTRADLKIKNNKNENLIVNISEPLSSIAYKSGFEYENKVFEKAWKLMSENAAHDSIGMCNSDETNNSIEYRNDTVKSLMDNLNDLKMREIGSAIPEKDIFQFQVYNFLPYRRGGVLKTEIFTPFTDVEIYDTDGNIYKTKVLKTEKLEERIKNKMKSEVGFNTNDNPRWIKENVEIYKTELLIYLKDMLPLGYRTLFMRKKELVDKVYECSTEMNQIENEILNVRVQKNGSIVIKDKKNNLEKEGFLIFEDSGDAGDTYDYSEPYNDRILTSENSEIEILETEKNSLLNKIKYSLKMNIPHNLTSREQEQDNIQIEFLVTLTLEKESSLVKVDIEVENKAIEHRVRVLFRTGIESVESIADQQFGTIRRPVYLSEVENWRENGWNEKPRTIEPMQSFVSLANDHENVSIITDCVREYQITGEKFDTIALTLFRSTPEMGKAELKDRPGRASGMANWETPDAQLLKNLKFNFAIFIGKEGYSASKISNMSKEYLTPFYYYQAAEFKNVDIFFLMNKPEIQNVPFEFSMFSSENRNCVLSTVKKAEKEDALIIRIYNPDDRKCADFYMTCNDDIEDISLVKFDEETVMDNVEFSFDGNKIKINSVKTCQVLSIKVK; this is encoded by the coding sequence ATGAGTATTAATATGAATAAAAAATACGATTTTCCGATTATTCCACATACACATTGGGACAGGGAATGGTACTTTACGACTTCCCGTTCTAAAATATATTCTCTGAATCATTTTAAGGAAATATTTGATGTGCTGGAAAACAATAAAAACTTCAGTCATTTTTTGCTAGATGCACAACTGTCTATCATAGATGACTATCTCGAGTTTCATCCCTATGATGAAGATAGAATAAAAAAACTTGTTACAGAAGGTAAACTTATAATAGGGCCATGGTATACACAGACAGATCAGATGGTAATAAGCGGAGAATCCATTATAAGAAATCTATATTATGGAATAGAAAGGGCAAAAGATTTTGGGGCATATATGAAAACAGGATATATGCCTGATTCTTTTGGTCAGTCGGCTCAGATGCCGCAGCTGCTGAATGGTTTTAACATAAAATACAATACCTTTAAAAGAGGGCTGGGGGATAGTCATTATCCTAAAAATGAATTTTACTGGGAATCTCCTGATGGGAGCAGGGTTTTCAACATGTATCTTGACAGATATGGAAATTTTGTTTATTTTACATCTGAAACAGATAGTTTGAATAATTTGATGGCAAAATTGAAGGAAGAAACAGACAGAAGGTCATTAATAGGGACTTTAACATTATATAACGGTGAAGATCAGAGACCGATTAGGAAAAATCTTCCTGAAATTGTAGAAAAACTTAATAAGCTTAATCCTGATAGTAATTTTTATATATCTACCATTGATAATGTAATGGAGAAAGCGGAAAATAATGGATTTCAGTATGATACTGTAAAAGGGGAAATGACATCAGGTCAATTCAGCAGGGTTCATAAATCCATTTATTCAACTAGAGCGGACTTGAAGATAAAAAATAACAAGAATGAAAATCTTATAGTGAATATATCGGAGCCTTTAAGTTCAATAGCATATAAATCAGGCTTTGAATATGAAAATAAAGTTTTTGAAAAGGCATGGAAGCTTATGTCTGAAAATGCAGCTCACGATAGTATCGGTATGTGTAATTCTGATGAAACTAATAACAGTATCGAATATAGAAATGATACTGTAAAATCTTTAATGGATAATCTGAATGATTTAAAGATGAGGGAAATAGGATCAGCTATTCCTGAAAAGGATATTTTTCAGTTTCAAGTATATAATTTTCTTCCATACAGAAGAGGTGGAGTTTTAAAGACTGAAATTTTTACTCCTTTTACTGATGTAGAAATTTACGATACTGATGGTAATATATACAAAACCAAAGTTCTAAAAACTGAAAAGCTTGAGGAAAGAATAAAAAATAAAATGAAATCTGAAGTAGGATTCAATACAAATGATAATCCCCGTTGGATAAAGGAAAATGTAGAAATATATAAAACTGAGTTGCTAATTTACCTGAAAGACATGCTGCCTTTAGGATATAGAACTCTATTTATGAGAAAAAAAGAGTTGGTTGATAAAGTTTATGAATGCAGTACTGAAATGAATCAAATTGAAAACGAAATTTTGAATGTGAGAGTTCAGAAAAATGGTTCAATAGTCATAAAAGATAAAAAGAATAATTTAGAAAAAGAAGGTTTTTTGATTTTTGAAGATTCTGGAGATGCAGGAGATACTTATGATTATTCAGAGCCTTATAATGACAGAATTTTAACAAGTGAAAATTCTGAAATTGAAATATTGGAAACAGAAAAAAATTCGCTGTTAAATAAAATAAAATATTCTTTAAAAATGAATATTCCTCATAATTTGACATCAAGAGAACAGGAACAAGATAATATCCAGATAGAATTTCTGGTAACTCTAACACTGGAAAAAGAAAGTTCTCTTGTAAAAGTAGATATAGAAGTTGAAAATAAAGCTATAGAACATCGTGTACGTGTATTATTTAGAACGGGAATAGAAAGTGTCGAATCTATTGCTGACCAGCAATTTGGAACGATTAGAAGGCCTGTTTATCTTTCTGAAGTTGAAAACTGGCGGGAAAATGGCTGGAATGAAAAACCTAGAACAATAGAACCGATGCAATCTTTTGTATCTCTTGCTAATGACCATGAAAACGTAAGCATTATAACAGATTGTGTAAGGGAATATCAGATTACAGGTGAAAAATTTGATACAATAGCCCTTACTTTATTCAGATCAACACCAGAAATGGGAAAAGCTGAGCTTAAAGATAGACCTGGAAGAGCTTCTGGAATGGCCAATTGGGAAACACCTGATGCACAGCTGCTGAAAAATTTAAAATTTAACTTTGCTATTTTTATTGGAAAAGAAGGGTATTCTGCTTCAAAAATTTCAAATATGTCTAAGGAATACTTGACACCTTTCTATTATTATCAGGCTGCAGAATTTAAAAATGTGGATATTTTCTTTTTAATGAATAAACCTGAAATTCAGAATGTTCCATTTGAATTTTCTATGTTTTCTTCAGAAAATAGGAATTGTGTTCTCAGTACTGTGAAAAAAGCAGAAAAGGAAGATGCTCTAATTATCAGAATATATAATCCAGATGACAGAAAGTGTGCAGATTTTTACATGACATGTAATGATGATATTGAAGACATATCCTTAGTAAAATTCGATGAAGAAACGGTCATGGATAATGTTGAATTCAGTTTTGATGGAAATAAAATTAAAATTAATAGTGTAAAAACTTGTCAGGTTTTGAGTATTAAGGTTAAATAA
- a CDS encoding PTS fructose transporter subunit IIC translates to MAQLKRKRKNSFWQEFYKHLMTGISYMIPVLIMGGLIGAFSQVIPYVIFKIDPSVSILDAIKTGQYTGMSLQLLKLASLMESFGFTLFGFAIPMFAAFVANSIGGKTALAAGFIGGYVANKPVATIGMVDGVLDKITPVPSGFLGAFIIAMIIGYFVKYLNKSINLPKNWLAFKSTFLIPLLSSLFCMFVMVFVITPVGGWINLQIRALLEAAGAAGQFAYALVLSATTAFDLGGPVNKAAGFVALGFTTEKVLPITARTIAIVTPSIGLGLSTLIDKKLVGRRVYNSEFYDAGKTSIFLAFMGISEGAIPFALENPGFTIPLYVVSSVIGAFSGIALGAVQWFPESAVWAWPLVKNLPAYMIGIAVGSVIIAVSNVLYRNKLIKDGKLEVDEY, encoded by the coding sequence ATGGCTCAATTAAAAAGAAAAAGAAAAAACAGTTTTTGGCAGGAATTTTATAAACATCTTATGACAGGTATATCTTATATGATACCTGTGCTTATAATGGGAGGACTTATTGGTGCGTTTTCTCAGGTAATTCCTTACGTAATATTTAAAATTGATCCAAGTGTATCAATTTTGGATGCAATAAAGACAGGACAGTATACAGGAATGAGCTTACAGTTATTAAAATTGGCTTCGTTGATGGAAAGTTTTGGATTTACATTATTCGGTTTTGCTATTCCAATGTTTGCAGCATTTGTGGCAAACTCTATAGGTGGTAAAACTGCTCTTGCTGCAGGATTTATAGGCGGTTACGTTGCAAATAAGCCTGTAGCCACTATAGGAATGGTTGATGGAGTTCTGGATAAGATCACTCCAGTTCCTTCAGGATTTTTAGGGGCGTTTATTATTGCAATGATAATAGGATATTTTGTAAAATATTTAAATAAAAGTATTAACTTACCAAAAAACTGGCTTGCATTTAAATCTACATTCCTAATACCTTTACTTTCTTCACTTTTTTGTATGTTTGTAATGGTATTTGTAATAACTCCTGTTGGAGGATGGATAAATCTCCAAATTAGAGCACTTCTTGAGGCTGCAGGAGCAGCAGGGCAGTTTGCATATGCTCTTGTACTTTCAGCAACTACAGCTTTCGATTTAGGAGGGCCTGTAAACAAGGCGGCAGGATTCGTGGCTTTAGGATTTACTACTGAAAAAGTTCTCCCAATAACAGCAAGAACAATAGCAATAGTTACTCCATCAATAGGTCTTGGACTGTCAACTCTGATAGATAAGAAATTAGTTGGAAGAAGAGTTTATAACAGTGAATTTTATGATGCAGGTAAAACATCAATTTTCCTTGCTTTTATGGGGATTTCAGAAGGAGCAATTCCTTTTGCGCTTGAAAATCCTGGATTTACAATTCCTTTATATGTAGTTTCTTCAGTTATAGGAGCATTTTCTGGAATAGCTTTAGGAGCAGTACAATGGTTCCCTGAATCAGCAGTCTGGGCATGGCCTCTTGTAAAAAATCTTCCTGCATATATGATAGGAATAGCTGTAGGATCAGTAATAATTGCAGTATCTAATGTGCTGTATAGAAATAAGCTTATAAAAGATGGTAAGCTGGAAGTGGATGAGTATTAA
- a CDS encoding fructose PTS transporter subunit IIB produces the protein MKKIVAVCACPMGLAHTFMAADSLEKAAKELGVEIKIETQGADGIQNELTKKDITESDAIILALAITPQGMERFEGYDPYEITLKEAIREGKEILEEIVEEIG, from the coding sequence ATGAAAAAAATTGTAGCAGTCTGTGCATGTCCGATGGGACTGGCACATACATTCATGGCGGCAGATTCTTTAGAGAAGGCGGCAAAGGAACTGGGTGTAGAAATTAAAATAGAAACACAGGGAGCAGATGGAATTCAGAATGAACTTACAAAAAAAGATATAACAGAATCAGATGCAATTATTCTTGCGTTGGCAATTACTCCACAAGGTATGGAACGTTTTGAAGGTTATGATCCTTATGAAATAACTTTGAAAGAAGCCATTAGGGAAGGAAAAGAAATTTTAGAAGAAATAGTTGAAGAAATAGGATAA
- a CDS encoding PTS sugar transporter subunit IIA: MENFINKDNIILDLETENKIEIINKMINTISNEKLADKEKFFEDVLKREKMENTVVGFKVAIPHGKSEFINSPQIVFAKLKKEIFWGDPDEKVKYIFLLGVPSASAGEHIKILMKLSKKILEEKFREKLEITDEKEELLKIIIE; the protein is encoded by the coding sequence ATGGAGAATTTTATTAATAAGGATAATATTATTTTAGATTTGGAAACGGAAAATAAGATAGAAATAATTAATAAAATGATAAATACAATATCTAATGAAAAATTAGCTGATAAGGAAAAATTTTTTGAAGATGTTCTGAAAAGGGAAAAAATGGAAAATACTGTTGTGGGATTTAAAGTAGCAATTCCTCATGGAAAATCAGAATTTATAAATTCTCCCCAGATAGTATTTGCAAAATTAAAAAAAGAAATTTTTTGGGGAGATCCGGATGAAAAGGTGAAATATATATTTCTTCTTGGGGTTCCTTCAGCTTCAGCAGGGGAACATATAAAAATTTTAATGAAGCTTTCAAAAAAGATACTGGAGGAAAAATTTAGGGAAAAATTGGAAATAACAGATGAAAAGGAAGAATTATTAAAAATTATTATTGAGTAA